The genomic stretch GAACACATTGAGCGGCGTGGGGAAGTAGCGGCAACTGGGCTGCAGGTCACCATCGCGCCCCTCCAGGCGCACCCCCAGTACGCCGCACTCTGGGTGGGCCTCCATGTAGTCGAGTGTTTTTTGCAGAGAGTCGGCGGCAACGAAGGCATCGGTATTGAGTAGCAAGGCGTACTTGCCCTTGAGGTGCGCCAACAACTGGTTGTTGGCCCGGCCGAAACCCACGTTCTGCTTGTTGCTCAGCAGCAGTGCCTCGGGGCACACCTGGGCCATGCGCTGCACCGAGTCATCGCGCGAGGCATTGTCCACCACCAGGTAACTGGCCAGCCGCTCGCTGTCGGCCCGGCGCAGTGCATCGAACATTGGCTGCAGCAGTCCAGCGGTATTGAAGTTCACCACCATGACATCCACAGGTTTGCTAGCCATTTTAGCTGTCCCCGAAGAAATACTGGCGTCTTTGCGCCATCAACAGCGGTTCAACTTCCGGGTCGTAGGCCCCGTTGCGCTGTTTCACCAGGTCGATCCAAGGGTAAGCTTCGCAACGTGCCTCGACCCGTTGGATCAACTGCTCGGTGGTACAGATGAACACGGCCGGGTTGCCACCATAGACGGTGCCTGGCGGCACGTCCTTGGTCACCACCGCCCCTGCGGCCACGATGGATTCAGGCCCGATGGTCACGCGAGGCATCACGATCGCACCATGGCCGATGAAGCAGTTGTCCTTGATGTCGATGAAACCGACCGAATCCAGGTGCTTGCCATAGCGATGCTCGATCAGCAATACCACCCCGTCATGACCGATCAACGTGCAGTCGGACAAGCCCACGCTGTTGCCGATACGTACCAGCGACGGGTCGAGAAACTTGCAGCCTGTATTGACGTAGAAATTGCTGCCGACCGAGTGAAAGTTGCCCCATCGGGCCAGATAGGCCCCCCATTCAAGACCAGAGGGGTTGCAGAACCTCCTGTAGAATTTGCCCCCTCGCCCGGTTGCATGGGCGTAGTGCGCCACTGCCTTGCGTATCCATCCCTTCATACTGCCTGGCCTCGCGATCTGAACAATCTGGAGTGTCCTGAGGCGTTCCGGTCTCGTTCTTCTAGGTGCTGACCGCATCGCTCTCACCCGTGTACAACCTGCATCACGCTGCGGCGCTGCTGGCCGCTTTCATCTTGTTATCGAGGTGGTCGGCCAGCCGCAAGGCAAACTGCAACAGCGGCATGGTCGGGTTGGAGGCGCCGCCCTTGGCAAAAATGCTGCTGCCGGCGACATACAGGTTTTCGGTACCGAACACCTTGCAATTGGCATCGACTACACCGAACTGCGGCGAGGCGGCCATACGCGTGGTACCCATGTGATGGGCATGGGGTGCCATTTTCAGCGGAATCGAGGTGTCGTAGACGAAATCGTTGAGCTTGACGAACCCCAGCCCCATGTCAGCGAACTGCTTGGCCAGTTCGCTGCCAATGCACTTGATGGTGTGCCGGTCATCGGCACTAAGCACCCAATTGACATTGACCTTGGCCACGCCCAATGCATCCTTCTCGTCCAGCAGCGAAATGCGGCTGTGCAGGTTGGGGAACTGCTCGATCATGGTGCTGAGCACGCCGTCACCGGGGCAGCTGAACTTGGCAACGAAGGCGACCTTGCTGGCAAACCCCATGTCGCAGGCCAGGCTCTCGAGAAAATACTTGACCTCGGCAGTGCGGCCGTAGGTTTGCACATCGGCCAGTAAAACAGCGGTGACATTGCCTTTACCGGCCTTGTACTCGTCGATGAAAGCATCGGTGGTGTAGTACTGGCGCGGCTCCGGGTCCTGCCCGGACTTGAGGATGAAAGTGCCCATTTCGATGTTCAGGTGCTCCATGAACCCCCCGCCCACCAGCCCTTCCTTGCTCACCACACCTGCGGCCACCAGGGACTCGCTGTTCAGCAACTGCCGGGCATTCTCGATGGCACCCGTGGCCAGAATGAAGTTGCTTGCTACCAGGCGCTGACGATTGCGTTGATAGTCGGACAACACCACCGCAGCCAGGTGGCCGGAAGCCTTGTCGAACTCCAGGTCAACGCAATTACAGTGGATGAATACGTCCAGGCCTGGGGTCTGCTCCAGTGCTGTTGCGTACTTTTGTGCAAAGCGTGTCGGCGTGCTGAGCAGAAAGCGGTCCGCCTCGAAGTCACCACCATCGAGACTGGTATTCATCGCGCGAAAATCCGCGCCAGGCGCCAGATCGACAATCTCCATCGCTGCCGGTAGAAAGCCTTCGATCTCCGAATAGGGAATGGGCCAACCCGGCAAGTCGCCTTGCGGGGCGACGGCAAAATCCGAAGGAGTGAATGGCCGGCACCGGCCAGCCCAGTGATTGGAGGTGCCCCCCAGGTAACGCAGGCGGGATTCCTCGGCATACAGCTCCAGGCCGGTGGATGAGCACGCGTACAAGTCTTGCGAGTACGACGCATATTCGCGCCCCCCACCTTCGGCGATCATTACGCTCCAGCCGGCAGCAGCCAGGCGCAAGCCCAAGGTTATACCCGCCGGGCCGGCGCCGATGATGCAGAAATCGTAGTGGTCGCGCAGCGCCTTCTGCTGCTGAAAGTCCTTGATCATGCTGACGCGTTCCGGAAGTAACGGGACGGCAATACCCAACCATTGATTATCACGAACCCGGGCTTTTCGGCCGTCTTGCCAGCAACGGCCGCCGAGGCGCCGAATACCGCGCCCCCCACGCCGAGCAAGACACAGCTCTGGAGAAAACCTCTACGACCCAACTGCGCAGTACAAAAAGTGAGCTTCTCCATGATCCCGTGACCTGTAGCCATGAAAGTTACACCTGGCAAACTGCGTTACAGCCAGTTGAAGAAGGCCGTCAGCAGTGCCCCGCACAGCGCCCCGACCAGCAACATCGGCAGTACCACCAGCTCACGTTTGAGGCTGAAGATATCCAGTTTGCAGTTCACGTACACAACCAGCACCAGCGTTGGCACAGCATGCAGGGCAACCCCCCAGATAGCCCACTCCACCCCGCCAATCGCCAGCAGCAGCGGCAACAGTCCCCACAACGAGACCAGGCGGATGATGTTGTCCATGGCCTGGTACTTGGTCAGGCCCAAGGCAATCCACACCTGATGAGCCAAGGTATAGCGCAATACGATGAACGATAGCGAGAGAATCGCCAGCATCGGCCCTGCTTCGCGGTAGCGATCGTCATACATCCAGCCAATCAGCAATGGGCTGGCGGTCAGGAACCCGCCACAAATGAACAGAACCAGCAGGTCGACCAGCAGCCGAAAGCGGAAATACAACGCTTTCAGGCGCTGCTTGTCGTCGGCCCGGGCCGCTTCACTGAAGGCAGGCAATGCCACCGCGCCGACAATTTTCATGAGCGCGGTCTGCACCGCACCCAGGATCAGCACGGCGATCGAATACACACCCAGTTGCGCCGCCGACATGCTGGCGCCAAACCACATACGGTCGCCGTACATCGCCAGCACACCAACCATCGACGACAGCAGGATCCAGCGGCCAAACACAATCAGCTCGGTCAGCGCCGAACGGTCCCAGCGCAGGTGGTTGGTGGGCCCCTGCAGGGCGGTATGCCCCAGCACTGTCCAGACCACCGCCGAAACCAGGCCTGATAACACTAGCGCCCAGATCGAATGGGTCAGCAAGCCCAGCACCAGCATCACCACCAGGCCGGCCACCTGCGAGGCAAGGTCGACCAGCACCACGCGCTTTTGTTGGAAAGTTCGTACCGCCACATCTATCTTGGTGGACTGGAACCCCCAGATGGCCGCAGACAGGCCGGTCACCGCCAGCACCATCGGCAGTATGGGTGCGGCATAGGTTGAGTCTGCCGGCCACAGCTCGGCCAGTTGCGCCAACCAAGCCCCCAGGGCCAGCAGCAGAGTAAGCGCAAACAGCAGGAAACCGCGGATGATCTGCACGGTCCAGGCGGTATTGAGAAAGTCCGGATCGTCACCACGGTGGCTCTGGATGATGTTCTGGCGCAGGCCGACATCGGAAAGCAAATGCAGCAGTATCGAAACAGTGGTGGCAATGACCATCACCCCGAACATTTCCGGCAGCAGCAAGCGGGCCATGATCAGATTGCCGCCCAGGCGCATCACCTGTGAAGCCACCTGCGAGACCAGGTTCCACGACCCGGCTCTCAGGGCCCGCTTGCGCAGGCTCGCGGCGGCTGACACATCAATCGACGGCATGACTTCAATCTCTGACTGATTGGCTAAAAGTCACTATAGTTTCAATTAGCCACGATGCTAGCCGTTGCCCACCGAAGGAAAGGTGTACATAGCCGATGCCTGAACATTTTCGAGCGTTGATCGTCATCCTGTTTTTGGCGAGCGTGGTCTTCGTGATGGCGCGGCGGCCTGCCACCGACCTGATTCCGCTCAGCGACTACAAGCGCCGGCGTAATCTGTGGTTCCTGCTGACCCTGCTGGCTTTTCTCTCGCACAGCTTCTGGCTGTATCTGGGTGTGGGTGCGGTCGTCCTTTTGCTGGCCGGGCGCCGCGAGCACAACCCCATGGCGCTGTTCTACATGCTGCTGTTCCTGATCCCGCCAGCGTCGGTCCAGGTGCCCGGGTTTGGCGTGGTCAATTACCTGGTCGACCTGAACCATATTCGCCTGCTGAGCCTGTGCGTGCTGTTGCCGGCTGCGCTGCACCTGCGCCGGCAAGGTGACACCCTTCGCTTTGGCCGCACCTGGGCCGATAAGTTGCTGGCCGCCGGCCTGCTGCTGCTGAGCGTGCTCTATTTGCGCGAAACCACCCCTACCGACACGCTGCGCCAGGCGCTGTACCTGTATGTCGACGTACTCCTGCCGTACTACGTGGCCAGCCGTGGCCTGCGTCAGATCAGCGACTTCAAGGACACCCTGCTGGCCTTCGTTCTTGTCTCTTTCGTCATGGCGCTGATCGCTGTGGCCGAGTATGTACGCCACTGGCTGCTATACAGCGCCCTGGTCGACGCCATGGGCGTGCCATGGAGCATGTCCGGCTACCTGAGCCGCGGTGGTGCGCTGCGGGCGAGCGTCACCACCGGCCAGGCGATTGTGCTGGGTTACGTGATGAGCGTGGCCATCGGCCTGTTCCTGTTCGTGCAAGGCTATGTGCAACGCCCGCTGCACAGGGCCATGGGCGCCCTGCTGCTGGCCGCCGGGCTGTTCGCGCCATTGTCACGCGGCCCGTGGATCGGCGCCGTGGTCATCGTGGTGGTGTTCATTGCCCTGGGCAAAGGCGCCGTCAAGCGCCTGGCACTGCTGGGGGCGGCTGGCATGCTGGCGTTGCCCTTGCTGACCGTCGTGCCTGGTGGCGACAAGGTGCTGGACCTGCTGCCGTTCATCGGCAACCTCGAGAAAGAGAACATCACCTACCGCGAGCGGCTGATGGACAATTCCTGGATCGTCATCCAGCGCAACCCATTGTTCGGTTCTTTCGACTTCCGCAACACACCCGAAATGCAGTCGATGATCCAGGGCGAAGGCATCATCGACATCGTCAACACCTACATCAACCTGGCGCTGCGGGCCGGCCTGGTCGGGCTAGGCCTGTTCGTGGCGTTCTTTGCCGTGGTGGTGGTGGGTATCCGCAGGGCCATGCTCAGTTTTGCCGACAAGGATGATGAGCGACGACAGCTCGGCCGGGTGTTGCTGGCAACGCTGATCGGCATTCTGGTCATCATCTTCACAGTCAGCAGCATCACCTTCATCCCGGTGGTGTACTGGTCTATCGCAGGTCTGGGCGTGGCCTACATCCAGATGGTTCGCCGGCTGCACAACAGCCAGGTGATGGAACTGGCAGAACCCGACCTACAACCCAGGTAATGTTCATGAATAGGCTGTCCCTGCGTCATTACGTGCGCTTTTCGGCCATTGCCGGCCTGGCCCTTCTGCCGCTGGCCAGCTGGGCTTCAGACTGGCAGGTCAGTGTCGATGAGCAAAATGGCTTGCCTACCGTGACACACGGCGGCGGCCCGGTCATGAAGGCCAAATTCGATTTCTGGGCTGCCAACTGGAGCTGGACCGGTTTCTATACCGACTTCAAGGTCAATGGCCCTTACCACTACACGCTGCGGGGCAAGAACAAGGAACTGGACTTCGACCTGCAAGCTGACATCCGCAAGGAACAGGCGCAAACCCTGAGCTGGGCCTTCGACCTCGACGCCCACAGCCGCCAGAGCGGTGTCATGGGTGGCGGCCTGGTGTTCCAGTTCGACCCGGCGCAAATCGCCGGCGACATGGGCGCCCCGCAGTTGCTGCCCGACAACCGCGGCTGGACCTGGGGCAAGGCCGACCAGGGGCGACGCATCGAAATGCGCTTCGACCCGCCACTGGCCAAGGTCTATTTCGAGCGCGGCAACCCGTCCGAGCTGCGTGCATTCCTCTACAAGGACCCGATCAGCGCCGGCCGCCAGCAGCTCAAGGCCGTGCTCAACGTGACCGGCGACATCGAACTCGGCCCTACCCCCAGCGAGCGCTTCGGCCTGGCAGACCCTGCCAGCTGGCCTGATGACCAACTGGACTGGCGCACCTCGCCGGTGGACCTGTCGTTCCTCAACGCAGCGGAGAAACCCGCCGGCAAGCGTGGCTTCGTGAAGGCGGTCGGCGACCAGTTGATGTTCGCCGACAACACTCCAGTGCGCTTCTGGGGCACCAACCTGTCGGCCTACTCGTTGTTCAAAACCCCTGACGAAGAAATTCGCCTGCAGGCCAGACGCCTTTCGGCGCTGGGCTTCAACCTGGTGCGTCTGCATCACCACGACTCGCCCTGGGTCAGCCCCAACGTCTTTGGCGACGGCACCTTGGTGCATGATACCCAGCAGCTCAGCGCCGAATCGCTGCGCAAGCTCGACCTGTGGATCAAGTCACTCAAGGACGAAGGCATCTACATCTGGCTGGACATGCATGTGCAGCGTGCGTTCACCGCCAACGACAACATCGAAGACTTCAAGGAGCTTCCCGAGAAGGACGGTCGCGTCGACCTGAAGGGTTACGCCTACGTGAACGACAGTATCCAGCAAGCGATGAAACGCTTCGCCGAGCAGTACCTGACCCATGTGAACGAATACACGGGCCTGGCCTACAAGGACGACCCGGCCATCGCCGCCGTGCTGATCACCAACGAGAATGACCTGACCCAGCATTACGGCAACGCCCTGATGCCAAACAAGGATGTACCGCGCCACAGTGCGCGCTACATGGCCGCAGCCAAGGCCTTTGCCAAACAGTTTGACCTCCCCGTCGACCTTACCTGGCGTGCCTGGGAGCATGGGCCGTCGAAGCTGTTGCTCAACGAGCTGGAACAGCGCTTCAATGCCGGCATGATCGCCCACCTGCGCAGCGTGGGCGTGAAAGTGCCCATTGCTACCACCAGTACCTGGGGCGGCAATGGGCTTAGCGCGCTTCCGGCACTGAGCGTTGGCGATGTCATCGACGCCCACAGCTACGGCGACGCAGGCCAACTGGAAAAGAACCCGCTGACCAGCGACGGCATGATCGACTGGATTGCTGCCGCCCAGGTCGTCGGCAAACCGCTGACTGTCACCGAGTGGAACGCCGAGCCCTTCCCGCTGCCGGACCGTCACTCGCTGCCGATTTACATCGCCGGCACCGCCAGCCACCAAGGCTGGGACGCCATGCTGCAATATGCCTACAGCCAACAGGCGTTCAACCCGGGTTGGCGCACAGCGGACAACTGGCACGCGTACAACGACCCGGCGATGATCGCCACCCTGCCCGCCGCTGCCCTGCTCTATCGCCGTGCCGACGTGAAGCCCGCCACCACTCGCTACGTGTTCGCACCGACACCTGCCACTCTGTACAACCAGGAAATCACCCCGCGTAACTCACCGCTGCTGCGCACGGCCATGGAAAAGGGCCAGCTGCAGATCGCCCTGCCACACACGCCGGAATTGCCCTGGCTAAAACCCGCGACCATCCCGGCAGGCGCGCAGGTGCTGCACGACCCGGGGCAAGCGCTGCTGGCCGCCGATGCCACCGAGTCGGTGACCGATACAGGCGAGCTCAGGCGCAATTGGCAACAAGGCATCTACACCATCGACACGCCATTGACCCAGGCCGCCAGTGGCTGGCTGGGTGGCCGTCCGATCAACCTGGGTGCCATTCAGATACAAACGAAAACGCCTTACGCCAGCGTGGTGGTCCAGAGCCTGGACGGTAAGCCACTGGGCCAGTCGCGCGAACTTCTTCTGTCTCTGGGCACCCGTGCGATGCCCAAGGCCGATGACAAGACGCCGTTCAATGTCGAGCCCCTTGAAGGCAGCCTGAACATCAAGGCACCTGCCGGCCTGAAACTGTTCGCCCGCGATGCACAGGTGCAGCTGAAACCGCTGCCGGTGGCCTACAAGGATGGGCAATACACCATTACCTTCGACGGCACCTACATGTCCAACTGGCTATTCTTGAAATAGAGCATAGGGCCATCTACGCTCAGGTCACCTGTAGATGATCATCCCACCTGCACGTGTCAGGGAGTGTTCACTGCGTCTGTAAACAGCAGATTCCAGGAGGTGGGGATGAAATATCTGGTTGTGGGTGGTGCGGGCTACATTGGCTCACACATGGTCAAGCACCTGCTCGCCGCCGGCCATGACGTGCTGGTGGCGGACCTGGTCTCACCTGGCCCCGGCATCCAGTGGGCCAGGCTCGATATCGCCGACGAAGCCGCGCTGGACGTGCTGTTTGGCGTTTGTCGCTTCGATGCAGTGTTTCACTTCGCCTCGTTCATTCAAGTGGGCGAGTCGGTCACCGCGCCTGGCAAGTACTACCAGAACAATGTCGCAGCCACCCTTGCCCTGCTGCAGGCCATGGTCAATGCCGGCATCAGGCACCTGGTGTTTTCTTCGAGTGCCGCCGTATATGGCAACCCACAGTACGTGCCGATCGATGAAGCGCACACCAAGGTACCGATCAACCCGTACGGGTTGAGCAAATGGATGGTCGAGCAGATTCTTGAGGACTTTGACCGGGCCTATGGTTTGAAGTCGGTATGCCTGCGCTATTTCAATGCCGCGGGCGCTGACCCAGAAGGTCAGCTCGGGGAACGTCATGACCCGGAAACCCATCTGATCCCATTGATCCTGCAGGCTGCATCGGGTCGGCGCGAGGCGGTGACAGTGTTCGGTCGTGACTACGACACACCGGATGGCACCTGCATACGCGACTACGTGCATGTGGCAGACCTGGCGGCGGCCCATGCGCTGGCGGTGGATTATTTACGGGCCGGTGGCGAACGTGCCGCGTTCAACCTGGGCAATGGCCTGGGCTTTTCGGTGCAGCAGGTGATCGATACGGCCCGGGCAGTGACCGGGCGGCAGATCAGTACCCTTGACGCACCGCGCCGCGCGGGCGACCCGCCACGGCTGGTGGCGGATGCGAGCAAAGCCATCCAGGTGCTGGGCTGGCGCCCGGCGTTCGCTTCGCTGGAGGAGATTGTGCGGCATGCGTGGCAGTGGGAGTTGCAGTATCCCTGGGAGCGCTGAGTTGGTTTCGCTCCCTGTAGGCGCAGCAAAAGGCTGCACCTACAGGCGGACGGCCAGAAGGCTCAGTATCAGTAATAGGTCCGCGGCTGTTCGTCAGCCTTGTTCAACACAGTCCCGATCAGGTTCACCGTGGCCAGGTGATGCAGGCAATCCTCGATTTCCTTTTTGTTGTTCATCCCGTTGGCCACCACCAGCAATACACAATCAAACTTGGGCATCACGGTGATTGCATCGTCCGAGCTGAGCAGCGGTGGCAAATCGAAAATGCAGATGCGCGACTCGTAGCGGTTGCGCAACTCGCCAATCAGGTTGTTCACCTTGGGCGAGGACAGCATCTCGGTCGACAGGGGGACGGGTACCCGCGTCGGCAGCACCACAAAGCGCGGCAAGGTCGGGTTGACCAGGCAGTCCTGCAGCTCGGCCTTGTCCGTCAGAAACTCGTTCAGTGCCTGCTCCATGGGCAGCCCCAGGTAACTGC from Pseudomonas putida encodes the following:
- a CDS encoding acyltransferase, which gives rise to MKGWIRKAVAHYAHATGRGGKFYRRFCNPSGLEWGAYLARWGNFHSVGSNFYVNTGCKFLDPSLVRIGNSVGLSDCTLIGHDGVVLLIEHRYGKHLDSVGFIDIKDNCFIGHGAIVMPRVTIGPESIVAAGAVVTKDVPPGTVYGGNPAVFICTTEQLIQRVEARCEAYPWIDLVKQRNGAYDPEVEPLLMAQRRQYFFGDS
- a CDS encoding GMC family oxidoreductase, whose protein sequence is MIKDFQQQKALRDHYDFCIIGAGPAGITLGLRLAAAGWSVMIAEGGGREYASYSQDLYACSSTGLELYAEESRLRYLGGTSNHWAGRCRPFTPSDFAVAPQGDLPGWPIPYSEIEGFLPAAMEIVDLAPGADFRAMNTSLDGGDFEADRFLLSTPTRFAQKYATALEQTPGLDVFIHCNCVDLEFDKASGHLAAVVLSDYQRNRQRLVASNFILATGAIENARQLLNSESLVAAGVVSKEGLVGGGFMEHLNIEMGTFILKSGQDPEPRQYYTTDAFIDEYKAGKGNVTAVLLADVQTYGRTAEVKYFLESLACDMGFASKVAFVAKFSCPGDGVLSTMIEQFPNLHSRISLLDEKDALGVAKVNVNWVLSADDRHTIKCIGSELAKQFADMGLGFVKLNDFVYDTSIPLKMAPHAHHMGTTRMAASPQFGVVDANCKVFGTENLYVAGSSIFAKGGASNPTMPLLQFALRLADHLDNKMKAASSAAA
- a CDS encoding oligosaccharide flippase family protein, with product MPSIDVSAAASLRKRALRAGSWNLVSQVASQVMRLGGNLIMARLLLPEMFGVMVIATTVSILLHLLSDVGLRQNIIQSHRGDDPDFLNTAWTVQIIRGFLLFALTLLLALGAWLAQLAELWPADSTYAAPILPMVLAVTGLSAAIWGFQSTKIDVAVRTFQQKRVVLVDLASQVAGLVVMLVLGLLTHSIWALVLSGLVSAVVWTVLGHTALQGPTNHLRWDRSALTELIVFGRWILLSSMVGVLAMYGDRMWFGASMSAAQLGVYSIAVLILGAVQTALMKIVGAVALPAFSEAARADDKQRLKALYFRFRLLVDLLVLFICGGFLTASPLLIGWMYDDRYREAGPMLAILSLSFIVLRYTLAHQVWIALGLTKYQAMDNIIRLVSLWGLLPLLLAIGGVEWAIWGVALHAVPTLVLVVYVNCKLDIFSLKRELVVLPMLLVGALCGALLTAFFNWL
- a CDS encoding O-antigen ligase domain-containing protein, which produces MPEHFRALIVILFLASVVFVMARRPATDLIPLSDYKRRRNLWFLLTLLAFLSHSFWLYLGVGAVVLLLAGRREHNPMALFYMLLFLIPPASVQVPGFGVVNYLVDLNHIRLLSLCVLLPAALHLRRQGDTLRFGRTWADKLLAAGLLLLSVLYLRETTPTDTLRQALYLYVDVLLPYYVASRGLRQISDFKDTLLAFVLVSFVMALIAVAEYVRHWLLYSALVDAMGVPWSMSGYLSRGGALRASVTTGQAIVLGYVMSVAIGLFLFVQGYVQRPLHRAMGALLLAAGLFAPLSRGPWIGAVVIVVVFIALGKGAVKRLALLGAAGMLALPLLTVVPGGDKVLDLLPFIGNLEKENITYRERLMDNSWIVIQRNPLFGSFDFRNTPEMQSMIQGEGIIDIVNTYINLALRAGLVGLGLFVAFFAVVVVGIRRAMLSFADKDDERRQLGRVLLATLIGILVIIFTVSSITFIPVVYWSIAGLGVAYIQMVRRLHNSQVMELAEPDLQPR
- a CDS encoding glycosyl hydrolase family 5, which codes for MNRLSLRHYVRFSAIAGLALLPLASWASDWQVSVDEQNGLPTVTHGGGPVMKAKFDFWAANWSWTGFYTDFKVNGPYHYTLRGKNKELDFDLQADIRKEQAQTLSWAFDLDAHSRQSGVMGGGLVFQFDPAQIAGDMGAPQLLPDNRGWTWGKADQGRRIEMRFDPPLAKVYFERGNPSELRAFLYKDPISAGRQQLKAVLNVTGDIELGPTPSERFGLADPASWPDDQLDWRTSPVDLSFLNAAEKPAGKRGFVKAVGDQLMFADNTPVRFWGTNLSAYSLFKTPDEEIRLQARRLSALGFNLVRLHHHDSPWVSPNVFGDGTLVHDTQQLSAESLRKLDLWIKSLKDEGIYIWLDMHVQRAFTANDNIEDFKELPEKDGRVDLKGYAYVNDSIQQAMKRFAEQYLTHVNEYTGLAYKDDPAIAAVLITNENDLTQHYGNALMPNKDVPRHSARYMAAAKAFAKQFDLPVDLTWRAWEHGPSKLLLNELEQRFNAGMIAHLRSVGVKVPIATTSTWGGNGLSALPALSVGDVIDAHSYGDAGQLEKNPLTSDGMIDWIAAAQVVGKPLTVTEWNAEPFPLPDRHSLPIYIAGTASHQGWDAMLQYAYSQQAFNPGWRTADNWHAYNDPAMIATLPAAALLYRRADVKPATTRYVFAPTPATLYNQEITPRNSPLLRTAMEKGQLQIALPHTPELPWLKPATIPAGAQVLHDPGQALLAADATESVTDTGELRRNWQQGIYTIDTPLTQAASGWLGGRPINLGAIQIQTKTPYASVVVQSLDGKPLGQSRELLLSLGTRAMPKADDKTPFNVEPLEGSLNIKAPAGLKLFARDAQVQLKPLPVAYKDGQYTITFDGTYMSNWLFLK
- the galE gene encoding UDP-glucose 4-epimerase GalE, with translation MKYLVVGGAGYIGSHMVKHLLAAGHDVLVADLVSPGPGIQWARLDIADEAALDVLFGVCRFDAVFHFASFIQVGESVTAPGKYYQNNVAATLALLQAMVNAGIRHLVFSSSAAVYGNPQYVPIDEAHTKVPINPYGLSKWMVEQILEDFDRAYGLKSVCLRYFNAAGADPEGQLGERHDPETHLIPLILQAASGRREAVTVFGRDYDTPDGTCIRDYVHVADLAAAHALAVDYLRAGGERAAFNLGNGLGFSVQQVIDTARAVTGRQISTLDAPRRAGDPPRLVADASKAIQVLGWRPAFASLEEIVRHAWQWELQYPWER
- a CDS encoding AAA family ATPase — encoded protein: MDRIKPAVGNNIHQVTPGTPQALSPAPGTALAEVPGQFDYVNTKVVPLRADHLERNRIVAYNKNSNMNGPIDLLRTQVLRAMDENGWRTLAITSPTPEAGKTMLAINLAMSIAHHTTKTALLVDFDLRRPKVGSYLGLPMEQALNEFLTDKAELQDCLVNPTLPRFVVLPTRVPVPLSTEMLSSPKVNNLIGELRNRYESRICIFDLPPLLSSDDAITVMPKFDCVLLVVANGMNNKKEIEDCLHHLATVNLIGTVLNKADEQPRTYY